The genomic region GCGGTCAACCTCCTCGCGCTGGGCCTCACCCAGTACCTCGCCAAGATCTTCTTCAACCACGGCGACGCGGTGGCGGCGGGCGGCAACCCCAAGCAGTCCCCACCGGTCGACTCGCTGCCCAACGTCACGATCCCCGGGCTCTCCGACGGTCTGTCGTCCATCGAGAAGCACCACTGGTTCTTCGTCTCCGACCTGGCCGGCATCATCGGCGGCCTGGTCACCGACGTCTCGGTGCTGACGATCCTGGCCGTGCTGCTCTTCGTCGGCACCTGGTGGGTGCTGTGGAAGACCCCGTTCGGTCTTCGGCTGCGCTCCTGCGGTGAGAACCCGATCGCGGCGGAGTCGCTGGGCGTCAACGTCTACACGTACAAGTACGCGGCCGTCGCCGTCTCCGGCGGACTGGCCGGGCTCGGCGGCGCGTTCCTGGCGATGGTCCCCTCGCACATCTACCTGGAGAACCAGACCGGCGGCCGTGGCTACATCGGTCTCGCCGCGATGATCTTCGGTAACTGGCGTCCCGGCGGACTCGCCATGGGCGCGGGCCTGTTCGGCTTCTCCGACGCGCTCCAGCTGCGCAACGGCGGCGAGACCGTCCACGCGCTGCTGCTGCTCATCGTGGTGCTCCTGGCCCTGCTCGCCGTCTGGAAGCTGTACAAGAAGGCGATGCTCCAGGGCGTCATCAGCGCGGTCGTGGCCGTACTCATCCTGGTCTGGTACCTGTTGACCGATGATGTCCCGTCCGACTTCGTGGGCGCCACGCCGTACGTCGTGACCCTGCTGGTGCTCTCGCTCTCCGCGCAGCGGCTGCGGATGCCCAAGGCGGACGGCATGCGCTACCGGAAGGGCCAGGGCAAGTGACACAGGTCGACTGGGATGTTCTGCGGGAGGCCGCGCGGGGCGCGATGTCCCATGCGTACGCCCCGTACTCGAAGTATCCCGTCGGCGTCGCGGCCCTGGTCGACGACGGGCGCACGGTCGTCGGCTGCAACGTGGAGAACGCCTCGTACGGCATCGGGCTGTGCGCCGAGTGCGGTCTGGTCTCCCAGCTCCAGGCGACCGGCGGCGGCCGGCTGACGCACTTCACCTGCGTGGACGGTGCGGGTGCGGTACTCGTGCCGTGCGGGCGCTGCCGCCAGCTGCTGTACGAGTTCGGCGGACCCGAGCTGCTGCTCGAAACCCCGGACGGGGTGCTGCCGCTCTCCGAGATGCTGCCGCAGGCGTTCGGCCCACAGCATCTGAACTGACGCGGTGTCCGTGGCCCTCCCACCGCGGTGGGAGGGCCACGGACACCCCTTCTCTCTATGCGCGTAGAGTCGCGCGATACGCGCACGGCCACCTCCCGTCACGTACCCCGTCACGAACACCCTCACGTAGCCCCGTCACGTACACCTGTCACGTACTCCCTCACGTATCCCTCGCCGGAAGGAACGCCAACTCCATGGACGCCATCTCTGTCATCCGCACCAAGCGGGACCGGGGCGAACTGAGCCCCGAGCAGATCGACTGGGTCATCGACGCGTACACCCGCGGCGAGGTGGCCGATGAGCAGATGTCGGCGCTGGCCATGGCGATCCTGCTGAACGGCATGAACCGTACGGAGATCGCCCGCTGGACCGCTGCGATGATCAACTCCGGTGAGCGGATGGACTTCTCGGCCCTCTCCCGGCCCACCGCCGACAAGCACTCCACGGGCGGCGTCGGCGACAAGATCACGCTGCCGCTCGCCCCGCTGGTCGCCGCGTGCGGCGCCGCCGTGCCGCAGCTCTCCGGCCGGGGCCTCGGCCACACCGGTGGCACCCTGGACAAGCTGGAGTCCATCCCCGGCTGGCGGGCGCTGCTCTCCAACACCGAGATGATGGACGTCCTGGACTCGGTCGGCGCGGTCATCTGCGCGGCGGGCGACGGGCTGGCCCCCGCCGACAAGAAGCTGTACGCGCTGCGCGATGTCACCGCCACCGTCGAGGCCATCCCGCTGATCGCCTCCTCGATCATGTCCAAGAAGATCGCCGAGGGCACCGGCTCCCTCGTGCTGGACGTCAAGGTCGGCTCGGGCGCCTTCATGAAGAACCTGGCCGACGCCCGTGAGCTGGCCTCGACGATGGTCGGCCTCGGTACCGACCACGGGGTCCGTACGGTCGCGCTGCTCACCGACATGGCGACCCCGCTGGGCCGCACCGCGGGCAACGCTCTCGAAGTGCGCGAGTCCGTCGAGGTGCTCGCCGGTGGCGGCCCCGCCGACGTCGTCGAGCTGACCCTCGCGCTGGCCCGCGAGATGCTGGACGCGGCCGGGCTGAAGGACGCCGACCCGGCCAAGGCCCTCGCCGACGGTACGGCGATGGACTGCTGGCGCCGGATGATCTCCGCCCAGGGCGGCGACCCGGACGCGGCCCTCCCGGTCGCCCGCGAGCAGCACGTCGTCACCGCCCCGTCGAGCGGTGTGCTGACCCGCCTCGACGCCTACGACATCGGCGTCGCCGCCTGGCGCCTCGGCGCGGGCCGGGCCCGCAAGGAGGACCCGGTGCAGGCGGGCGCGGGCATCGAACTGCACGCCAAGCCCGGCGACCGCGTGACCGAGGGCCAGCCGCTGCTGACCCTGCACACGGACACCCCGGAGAAGTTCGACTACGCGCTCCGGTCGCTGCCCGGCGCGTACGACATCGCCCCTGCGGACACCGCGTTCACGGCGAGCCCGATCGTGCTGGACCGCATCGCCACCGCCTGAGGTCCCGTGCGGACCGGCCGGGACCTGTTCAGAGCAGGTCCCGGCCGTCCAGCCGGGCGGGCAGGCCGAAGAGCGGGAACCAGCGTGCCGTGTCCAGGAACGCGTTCAGCCCGATGATCTTCCCGCCGGATATTTCGAGCACCTGGAGCGCCCACGGCTCGTGACCGCGGCCCGTCGCGCCCGGCCGGTACTGGCCGAACGCCGGGGTGCCGTTCGCCACGGTCGGCAGCAGCCGTGACCCCTTGCAGCCGATGCCCTGTTCCAGGTGCCAGGC from Streptomyces sp. NBC_01267 harbors:
- a CDS encoding thymidine phosphorylase, which gives rise to MDAISVIRTKRDRGELSPEQIDWVIDAYTRGEVADEQMSALAMAILLNGMNRTEIARWTAAMINSGERMDFSALSRPTADKHSTGGVGDKITLPLAPLVAACGAAVPQLSGRGLGHTGGTLDKLESIPGWRALLSNTEMMDVLDSVGAVICAAGDGLAPADKKLYALRDVTATVEAIPLIASSIMSKKIAEGTGSLVLDVKVGSGAFMKNLADARELASTMVGLGTDHGVRTVALLTDMATPLGRTAGNALEVRESVEVLAGGGPADVVELTLALAREMLDAAGLKDADPAKALADGTAMDCWRRMISAQGGDPDAALPVAREQHVVTAPSSGVLTRLDAYDIGVAAWRLGAGRARKEDPVQAGAGIELHAKPGDRVTEGQPLLTLHTDTPEKFDYALRSLPGAYDIAPADTAFTASPIVLDRIATA
- a CDS encoding cytidine deaminase, which codes for MTQVDWDVLREAARGAMSHAYAPYSKYPVGVAALVDDGRTVVGCNVENASYGIGLCAECGLVSQLQATGGGRLTHFTCVDGAGAVLVPCGRCRQLLYEFGGPELLLETPDGVLPLSEMLPQAFGPQHLN
- a CDS encoding ABC transporter permease translates to MTATMTKTPPPAAPRAANAKSGRSKLSLPKVLLIIAGALILLSLVRIITGADQLTSEGQISASLGLAVPIGLAGLGGLWSERAGVVNIGLEGMMILGTFGAGWIGWQSSPWLGLLAGITFGMLGGLVHGIVTITFGVDHIVSGVAVNLLALGLTQYLAKIFFNHGDAVAAGGNPKQSPPVDSLPNVTIPGLSDGLSSIEKHHWFFVSDLAGIIGGLVTDVSVLTILAVLLFVGTWWVLWKTPFGLRLRSCGENPIAAESLGVNVYTYKYAAVAVSGGLAGLGGAFLAMVPSHIYLENQTGGRGYIGLAAMIFGNWRPGGLAMGAGLFGFSDALQLRNGGETVHALLLLIVVLLALLAVWKLYKKAMLQGVISAVVAVLILVWYLLTDDVPSDFVGATPYVVTLLVLSLSAQRLRMPKADGMRYRKGQGK